The sequence below is a genomic window from Sorangiineae bacterium MSr12523.
GTTGGGCCGATTCCTCTTCTAGCGGCAGCATCGTGCGGCTCCGATCCTGCACCGGAAAACCGTGCGCCCGAGCCCACGATCGACCACTCCGTCATGACGGAGAATGCGTGCGCGTCGGATGCGCGGCGGCTCGAGGGTGTCCGGGCGGGCAATCCGGTCGACTACCTCGCGCTTCGCCGTAACAACGGTACGCGCGATCCCGAAGTCTTCACCTCGGAGGGCACGGCCTGTGCGAACGCCGGCGATCAGGCAACGTGCATGCAGACCCTTGCCAGCATCCGCGAAACGACGGGGTTTCCGGAGCGATTCTGCGGTCCCTGTTCATCGGTCAACACGTACCTGGTGTACACGAGGCGCGACGAAGTTGGCTCGGTTACCTCACTCGATGCCTTGGCAACATTTCTTCGGCCCGTGCGCGATGCAAAGACGGCGGCGTTTCTCGTTCGCCAACATGGATATGACCTCGCCTGCTCCGAGCAGGCTCGCAACGCGCGCGCGTCCGGCGATGGGTTCGATATTCTCGCCGGGACGGGTGACGGTTGCGGGTCAGGTCAGGATATCAAGGAGCACATCCTCCACGTGAGCAAGGATGGGCAGGTCACCTTGCAGCAAACGGTCCTCGTCAAGGCGGCCGATCCGAATTGTGCATCCGGCCGCAGACCCGAAGGATTCGTGCTCACGGGTCCGTCGGACGATGCGAGTCCATTGGGCCGCTTCTTCGCGGAGGCCGCGGAGCTCGAAGCGGCATCGGTGCCGGCGTTCCTTCGCTTGGCCGAGGAGCTCGCGCACCACGGCGCACCCGCGGCACTCGTGCAGCGTGCGCGTGAGGCCGCCCGTGACGAAATCCGTCACACGGCCATGATGACGTCCCTCGCGCGCCGATTTGGTGCCGAGCCCTCCGTGCCCGAGGTCCCGCATCGTCCCGTGCGCGGCCTCTTCGAAATTGCGCTCGAGAATGCCATTGAAGGCTGCGTGCACGAGACGTACGCCGCGTTGCAGGCGACGCATCAAGCGCGGCACGCCAGCGATCCCCATATCCGCAAGATCATGAGGCGCATTGCCAAAGACGAAACGCAGCACAGTGCGCTCGCATGGAACGTCGCCGCCTGGGTCGAGCCGCTGCTCTCCGACGAAGAATGTGCCCATATCGACCGCGTGCGGTGTGAAGTTGCTGCTTTTCTCCTAAAAGGCGTTGCGGAACCGCACCCCGATGTCGTGCGCATCGCCGGCGCTCCATCGCAGGCAGAGGCCTCGCGTCTACTCGACGCCGTGGCCGGTGAGCTATGGCCAGGATCCCATCGGGCGCAAATGGCATGAATTGGCACAATTGGCGGCGCAATTAACGGCAAAAAAACCGCAAATGTGGATTGGCGCGCGATATGCGATTAGCGCGGTCATGCGAACCACTCATTCTTCGGCTTCCTTGAGAAAACTGTTCTTCTCCGTCGTGAGCCCGATTCCCCTTCTGGCGCTAGCCGCATGCAGCTCGGACAACGACGAGTCCGTCGGCATCGATCGCTCCGGTCTGACGGAGACGGCGTGCATTTCACGTGAGCACCCATTGGCGAATGTAAAAGCGGGGCGTCCCGTCGACTACCTCGCGCTGCGCAGCCAACGCTATCGCTGGGCGCCCGGTGGATCCGTGCCGGAGGGCGACCCCAGAACGGATGCCTCCGAAGGAACGGCATGCTCCAGTGCCGTCAACCAAGCCAAATGCCTCAAGGACCTCGAGGACCTTCGTCCGAATGTTTCGGGCGCTCCCAATTTCCCAGGGAGCCCTGGATCAGCCGTTTCCTACCTCGTTTATACCAGGGGCGACGAAGTAGGAATGGTCGAGTCCAGCGGCGAATTGGCGGCCTTCCTCCGTCCTGTGGCGGACTTGCAGACGGCGGCCTTTCTCGTGGATCGAAGCGGATACAGTCTTGGATGCGAGGAGGCGCAGCGCAATGCTCGCGTATCGGGTGACGGTTTCGATCTCCTCGCGCGCCAGGGCGACGGCTGCGGACAGAATATGACGGAGAACCTCCTTCACGTGAGCAAGGACGGCAAAATCACGGTGCTCGCCTCCGTGATCGTGAAGCCTGCCGATCCCCGATGCGCGTACGGCCGGAAGCACGAAGGGTTCGAGCCCGCCGGTATGTCCAGCGACGCAAGCCCGTTGGGTCGCTTCTTTGCGGAGGCAGCGGAGCTCGAGGCGGCGTCGGTGCCCGCGTTTCTGCGCCTGGCCGAGGAGCTCGCGCACCATGGCGCGCCCGCGCAGCTCGTGGATCGCGCACGCAGCGCGGCACGCGACGAAATTCGTCACACGGCCATGATGACGTCGCTCGCACGCCGATTCGGTTCGGAGCCGTCCACGCCCGATGTCCCGCATCGTCCCGTGCGCGGCCTCTTCGACATCGCGCTCGAAAACGCGGTCGAAGGCTGCGTGCACGAAACCTACGCCGCGCTGCAAGCCACCCACCAGGCGCTCCACGCGGCCGACCCTCGCATCCGCAAGATCATGAAGCGCATCGCCGAAGACGAAACGCGGCACGGTGCCCTCGCGTGGAGTGTGGCCGCGTGGCTCGAACCGCTTC
It includes:
- a CDS encoding ferritin-like domain-containing protein; the encoded protein is MSMRANHSAASLSALFLSVVGPIPLLAAASCGSDPAPENRAPEPTIDHSVMTENACASDARRLEGVRAGNPVDYLALRRNNGTRDPEVFTSEGTACANAGDQATCMQTLASIRETTGFPERFCGPCSSVNTYLVYTRRDEVGSVTSLDALATFLRPVRDAKTAAFLVRQHGYDLACSEQARNARASGDGFDILAGTGDGCGSGQDIKEHILHVSKDGQVTLQQTVLVKAADPNCASGRRPEGFVLTGPSDDASPLGRFFAEAAELEAASVPAFLRLAEELAHHGAPAALVQRAREAARDEIRHTAMMTSLARRFGAEPSVPEVPHRPVRGLFEIALENAIEGCVHETYAALQATHQARHASDPHIRKIMRRIAKDETQHSALAWNVAAWVEPLLSDEECAHIDRVRCEVAAFLLKGVAEPHPDVVRIAGAPSQAEASRLLDAVAGELWPGSHRAQMA
- a CDS encoding ferritin-like domain-containing protein, producing the protein MSPIPLLALAACSSDNDESVGIDRSGLTETACISREHPLANVKAGRPVDYLALRSQRYRWAPGGSVPEGDPRTDASEGTACSSAVNQAKCLKDLEDLRPNVSGAPNFPGSPGSAVSYLVYTRGDEVGMVESSGELAAFLRPVADLQTAAFLVDRSGYSLGCEEAQRNARVSGDGFDLLARQGDGCGQNMTENLLHVSKDGKITVLASVIVKPADPRCAYGRKHEGFEPAGMSSDASPLGRFFAEAAELEAASVPAFLRLAEELAHHGAPAQLVDRARSAARDEIRHTAMMTSLARRFGSEPSTPDVPHRPVRGLFDIALENAVEGCVHETYAALQATHQALHAADPRIRKIMKRIAEDETRHGALAWSVAAWLEPLLSDEERARIDAARSAAAAALMKGTAEPHPDVVRMAGAPSAAQASRLLHAVAGELWTSSHAA